The following proteins come from a genomic window of Streptomyces sp. Sge12:
- a CDS encoding VIT1/CCC1 transporter family protein has translation MTASEGAGKRPTRAHIEAHGAGGGAQSAEISTRLNWLRAGVLGANDGIISTAGLVVGMAGATTSRAAILAAGVAGLLAGSLSMAAGEYVSVSSQRDSERAALDLERRELAEEPAAELDELTDLLAERGLSHDVAREAAEQLTARDALRAHARVELGINPDELANPWHAAFASLVAFTVGALLPLLAIILPGPSARVPVTVVAVLAALTLCGVISARLGGAPMPRAVLRNVVGGALAMGVTYAVGTWLGTAT, from the coding sequence GTGACGGCAAGCGAAGGCGCGGGCAAACGGCCCACCCGGGCGCACATCGAGGCGCACGGCGCGGGCGGCGGCGCACAGAGCGCGGAGATCAGCACGCGGCTCAACTGGCTGCGCGCGGGTGTGCTCGGCGCCAACGACGGGATCATCTCCACCGCGGGCCTGGTGGTCGGCATGGCCGGGGCCACCACCTCGCGCGCGGCGATCCTGGCGGCGGGTGTCGCCGGACTGCTGGCGGGCTCGCTGTCCATGGCGGCGGGGGAGTACGTCTCCGTCAGCTCCCAGCGGGACTCCGAGCGGGCCGCGCTCGACCTGGAACGCCGGGAACTGGCCGAGGAACCGGCGGCGGAGCTCGACGAGCTGACGGACCTGCTGGCCGAGCGGGGGCTCAGCCACGACGTGGCCCGGGAGGCCGCAGAGCAGCTGACGGCACGGGACGCACTGCGGGCCCACGCCCGCGTGGAGCTCGGGATCAACCCCGACGAGCTGGCCAACCCGTGGCACGCCGCCTTCGCCAGCCTCGTCGCCTTCACGGTGGGGGCGCTGCTCCCGCTGCTGGCGATCATCCTGCCGGGACCGTCGGCGCGGGTGCCGGTGACGGTGGTCGCGGTGCTGGCGGCGCTGACGCTGTGCGGGGTGATCAGTGCGAGGCTGGGCGGGGCGCCGATGCCGAGGGCGGTGCTGCGCAACGTGGTGGGCGGCGCGCTGGCGATGGGCGTCACCTACGCGGTGGGCACCTGGCTCGGCACGGCCACCTGA
- a CDS encoding PP2C family protein-serine/threonine phosphatase, which yields MRRRRQETGWLRGEPPPRWARIAPAVALVVLVLAQAITPGDVELGFFLAGLPPVAAFAYGAAGTAVFAAIVLLLLGVHELGVAHARGTDLATVAVVGVLSVVIAWVRQRRDAQLVSVRTVAEAAQLAVLPPVPERVGPVRCSGLYRAAQHGTLVGGDLYDVRAGPYGVRALVGDVQGHGLAAVGTVAALLGAFREAVIDDAGLGAVAARLDRRLVADAAATSVDHPELFATAVLLEFPPGLDRVRIVSCGHPPALRVRGRVVEEVAVDPGPPLGLGLAGPTPPKVTELSVRPGDQLLLHTDGVTEARDATGHFYPLADRVPVLVRDPAGLVGAVWRDLASFTNGGPHDDVALLLLSLDGEDPAAGQGGRTL from the coding sequence GTGAGACGCCGACGTCAGGAGACGGGCTGGCTGCGCGGCGAGCCGCCGCCGCGCTGGGCCCGGATCGCGCCCGCGGTCGCCCTGGTCGTGCTGGTCCTGGCCCAGGCGATCACCCCGGGCGATGTGGAGCTCGGGTTCTTCTTGGCCGGCCTGCCCCCGGTGGCCGCCTTCGCGTACGGGGCGGCCGGGACCGCGGTCTTCGCCGCCATCGTCCTGCTGCTGCTGGGCGTGCACGAGCTCGGTGTGGCCCATGCCCGGGGGACGGACCTGGCCACGGTGGCCGTCGTCGGCGTGCTCAGCGTGGTGATCGCCTGGGTCCGGCAGCGCCGGGACGCGCAGCTGGTCAGCGTACGGACGGTGGCGGAGGCGGCCCAGCTGGCGGTGCTCCCACCGGTGCCGGAGCGGGTGGGTCCGGTGCGCTGCTCGGGCCTCTACCGGGCGGCGCAGCACGGCACGCTGGTCGGCGGCGACCTGTACGACGTACGGGCCGGGCCGTACGGGGTACGGGCGCTGGTCGGGGACGTGCAGGGGCACGGCCTGGCGGCGGTCGGCACGGTGGCGGCGCTGCTCGGGGCCTTCCGCGAGGCCGTGATCGACGACGCCGGGCTGGGGGCGGTCGCGGCACGGCTGGACCGGCGCCTGGTGGCGGACGCGGCGGCGACCTCGGTCGACCATCCGGAGCTGTTCGCGACGGCGGTGCTGCTGGAGTTCCCGCCGGGGCTGGACCGCGTACGGATCGTGTCGTGCGGGCATCCGCCGGCCCTGCGGGTGCGCGGCCGGGTGGTCGAAGAGGTGGCGGTGGATCCGGGGCCGCCGCTGGGTCTGGGTCTGGCCGGGCCGACCCCGCCGAAGGTGACGGAGCTGTCGGTGCGCCCCGGGGACCAGCTGCTGCTGCACACCGACGGCGTGACGGAGGCCCGGGACGCTACGGGGCACTTCTACCCGCTGGCCGACCGGGTGCCCGTACTGGTCCGGGACCCGGCGGGCCTGGTCGGTGCGGTGTGGCGGGACCTCGCGTCCTTCACGAACGGCGGTCCGCACGACGACGTGGCCCTGCTGCTGCTCTCGCTGGACGGAGAGGATCCGGCCGCCGGGCAGGGCGGCCGGACGCTCTGA
- a CDS encoding MarR family winged helix-turn-helix transcriptional regulator, which translates to MSRSNASSNLSLGDNLAQREILGGDRTGVDVDGEENDAVDREPDNLRLVHLLRAVTVEFGLRQADFAARNGMHPTDVRALICLLDAARADEAATAGLLGTRLGLNSAGTTAVIDRLERLGHVARVRDEHDRRRILLRVEPAAIRLGRDFFGPLIDGVLQVLDSFDPAERETVRRFLTATHTVFATEPRP; encoded by the coding sequence ATGTCCCGCTCCAATGCCTCGTCCAATCTCTCGCTGGGCGATAATCTCGCTCAGCGAGAGATTCTAGGCGGGGATCGGACGGGAGTCGATGTGGACGGCGAGGAGAACGACGCGGTGGACCGGGAGCCGGACAACCTCCGGCTGGTGCACCTGCTGAGGGCGGTGACCGTCGAGTTCGGCCTGCGCCAGGCCGACTTCGCCGCCCGCAACGGCATGCACCCCACCGACGTGCGCGCCCTGATCTGCCTGCTGGACGCGGCCCGGGCGGACGAGGCGGCCACCGCGGGCCTGCTCGGCACCCGGCTCGGCCTCAACTCGGCGGGCACCACCGCCGTGATCGACCGCCTGGAACGGCTCGGCCACGTGGCACGGGTGCGCGACGAACACGACCGGCGCCGGATCCTGCTGCGCGTGGAGCCGGCGGCGATCCGCCTGGGCCGGGACTTCTTCGGGCCCCTGATCGACGGGGTGCTCCAGGTGCTCGACTCCTTCGACCCCGCCGAACGGGAGACCGTACGCCGTTTCCTGACGGCCACCCACACCGTCTTCGCCACGGAGCCGCGCCCATGA
- a CDS encoding NAD(P)/FAD-dependent oxidoreductase, with protein sequence MLSSAHHAAHHADVVIVGAGVSGLAAAQHLIAAGVTVTVLEAADDPGGRMATESADGFRLDRIGQLLNTSYTELERTPGLRALTLRPFTPGVLVHTDGKQLRVGVLTPARALASGSLDQARISAALGRLATLPEEKLLARPERTAHAALRSRGLPARTLHGALRPLLATLLRDPELTTSSRVADLALRTFARGRLAVPEGGAAALPDLLAAALPPGTVRTGVRVRSVATNLVTTEEHGDFRCRSVLLATGARAAAELLPGLRVPAFHEVTVLHHATAAPLYRDGSLLLDGDPKWPVAHTAVMSAVDPTRAPAGRSLVTTTVLGPPPPARTLASRLARLYDTPTREWELLAVHHTPEAVPAMPPPYDLRRPVRVLAGLYVCGDHRDTNTVQGALHSARRAAGAVLRDFGIPLQVAPEPALPVAA encoded by the coding sequence GTGCTCAGCAGCGCACACCATGCCGCACACCATGCGGACGTCGTCATCGTAGGAGCCGGAGTCTCAGGACTCGCGGCAGCGCAGCACCTGATCGCAGCGGGAGTCACGGTCACCGTCCTGGAGGCCGCGGACGACCCCGGCGGGCGGATGGCCACCGAGTCCGCCGACGGATTCCGGCTGGACCGGATCGGCCAGTTGCTCAACACCTCGTACACAGAGCTCGAACGCACCCCCGGCCTCCGGGCCCTGACCCTGCGCCCCTTCACACCGGGGGTCCTCGTCCACACCGACGGGAAACAGCTGCGGGTCGGGGTCCTCACCCCGGCCCGGGCCCTGGCCAGCGGCTCCCTCGACCAGGCCCGGATCAGCGCCGCCCTCGGCCGGCTCGCCACCTTGCCCGAGGAGAAACTGCTCGCCCGGCCCGAGCGCACCGCGCACGCCGCCCTGCGCTCCCGCGGGCTGCCGGCGCGCACCCTGCACGGGGCGCTCCGCCCCCTGCTCGCCACCCTGCTGCGCGACCCGGAGCTCACCACCTCCAGCCGGGTCGCCGACCTCGCCCTGCGCACCTTCGCCCGCGGCCGGCTCGCCGTGCCCGAGGGCGGCGCGGCGGCCCTGCCGGACCTGCTCGCCGCCGCCCTGCCGCCCGGCACCGTACGGACCGGGGTCCGGGTCCGGTCGGTGGCGACCAACCTGGTCACCACCGAGGAGCACGGCGACTTCCGCTGCCGCTCCGTCCTCCTGGCCACCGGAGCCCGGGCCGCCGCCGAGCTGCTGCCCGGCCTGCGCGTGCCCGCCTTCCACGAGGTCACCGTCCTGCACCACGCCACCGCCGCACCCCTGTACCGGGACGGCTCGCTGCTCCTGGACGGGGACCCCAAGTGGCCCGTCGCCCACACCGCCGTGATGAGCGCGGTCGACCCGACCCGGGCCCCGGCCGGCCGGAGCCTGGTCACCACCACCGTCCTCGGCCCGCCGCCGCCCGCGCGCACGCTCGCCTCCCGGCTGGCCCGGCTCTACGACACCCCCACCCGCGAGTGGGAACTGCTGGCCGTCCACCACACCCCGGAGGCGGTCCCCGCGATGCCCCCGCCGTACGACCTGCGGCGGCCGGTACGGGTACTGGCCGGGCTGTACGTGTGCGGTGACCACCGCGACACCAACACCGTCCAGGGGGCCCTGCACTCGGCCCGCCGCGCCGCAGGCGCCGTCCTGCGCGACTTCGGCATCCCGCTCCAGGTCGCCCCGGAGCCCGCGCTTCCGGTGGCGGCCTGA
- a CDS encoding TIGR01777 family oxidoreductase, whose translation MRIAVTGATGLIGSALVRSLREDGHEVVRFVRREPAGADEARWDPARGYVDPAGLAGCGAVVHLAGAGVGDHRWTAAYKREIRDSRVLGTAALANALAALDEPPAVLVSGSAIGYYGDTGDRPVDEDAPAGHGFLPSVCVEWEAAAAAAQEAGIRTAFARTGLVVAREGGAWARMFPLFRAGIGGRLGNGRQYWSYISLRDEVAALRHIIDTPALSGPVNLTAPEPLTNRQVTAAMARVLHRPALLPVPAVALRVVLGEFAEDVLGSQRARPARLLESGFLFRDPGIEQAIRAALPSG comes from the coding sequence ATGCGCATTGCTGTCACCGGGGCGACCGGGCTCATCGGAAGTGCACTCGTGCGGTCCCTGCGGGAGGACGGGCACGAGGTGGTGCGGTTCGTACGGCGGGAGCCGGCCGGGGCGGACGAGGCACGGTGGGATCCCGCGCGCGGGTACGTGGATCCGGCCGGACTGGCCGGCTGCGGGGCCGTCGTGCACCTGGCCGGGGCCGGGGTCGGGGACCACCGGTGGACGGCCGCGTACAAGAGGGAGATCCGCGACAGCCGGGTGCTCGGCACCGCCGCGCTCGCGAACGCCCTCGCCGCCCTCGACGAGCCGCCTGCGGTCCTGGTCAGCGGTTCCGCCATCGGCTACTACGGGGACACCGGCGACCGGCCCGTCGACGAGGACGCCCCGGCCGGACACGGGTTCCTGCCCTCGGTCTGCGTGGAGTGGGAGGCGGCGGCCGCCGCCGCCCAGGAGGCCGGGATCCGGACCGCGTTCGCCCGTACCGGCCTCGTCGTCGCCCGTGAGGGCGGGGCCTGGGCACGCATGTTCCCCCTCTTCCGGGCCGGGATCGGCGGCCGGCTCGGCAACGGCCGCCAGTACTGGTCGTACATCTCGCTCCGGGACGAGGTCGCGGCCCTGCGGCACATCATCGACACCCCCGCGCTGTCCGGCCCCGTCAACCTCACGGCACCGGAGCCGCTGACCAACCGCCAGGTCACCGCGGCCATGGCCCGCGTGCTGCACCGGCCCGCGCTGCTGCCCGTACCGGCCGTGGCGCTGCGCGTCGTGCTGGGGGAGTTCGCCGAGGACGTGCTGGGCAGTCAGCGGGCCCGGCCCGCGCGGCTGCTGGAGTCCGGCTTCCTCTTCCGCGACCCGGGGATCGAGCAGGCGATCCGCGCCGCGCTGCCCTCCGGGTGA
- a CDS encoding Gfo/Idh/MocA family protein, with protein sequence MLGTGPWAHRTHAPALAAHPDSDFAGVWGRRPEAAAELAHEYGVKVYEDPDELFAECDVVAFALPPDVQAPMAVRAAAAGCHLLLDKPVATTVEDARALAEAVALHRVASVVFLTLRFAEPTAGWVEEQAARSGWFTAAAHWLGAVFPPDGTPSAYADSPWRKAKGGLWDVGPHALSVLIPVLGEVTEVSATRGPSDVVQLALRHASGAASTAVLSLGAPRAAAGVGLELRGTEGVHELPGWSDVPGAYGRALDALLTAARTGVPDPRGVEFGTRLTEILAEAEAQLAT encoded by the coding sequence CTGCTGGGCACCGGCCCCTGGGCGCACCGCACCCACGCCCCCGCCCTCGCCGCGCACCCCGACTCCGACTTCGCCGGCGTGTGGGGCCGCCGGCCCGAGGCCGCCGCCGAGCTCGCGCACGAGTACGGCGTGAAGGTGTACGAAGACCCCGACGAGCTCTTCGCCGAGTGCGACGTCGTGGCCTTCGCCCTGCCGCCCGACGTCCAGGCCCCGATGGCCGTCCGGGCCGCCGCCGCCGGATGCCACCTGCTCCTCGACAAACCCGTCGCCACCACCGTGGAGGACGCCCGCGCGCTCGCCGAAGCCGTCGCGCTCCACCGGGTCGCCTCCGTCGTCTTCCTCACCCTGCGCTTCGCCGAGCCCACCGCCGGCTGGGTCGAGGAACAGGCCGCGCGCTCCGGCTGGTTCACGGCCGCGGCCCACTGGCTCGGCGCCGTCTTCCCGCCCGACGGCACGCCCAGCGCCTACGCCGACTCGCCCTGGCGCAAGGCCAAGGGCGGGCTGTGGGACGTCGGCCCGCACGCCCTCTCCGTGCTGATCCCGGTCCTCGGCGAGGTCACCGAGGTCAGCGCCACCCGAGGCCCCTCCGACGTCGTCCAACTGGCCCTGCGGCACGCCTCCGGCGCGGCCAGCACCGCGGTCCTCAGCCTGGGCGCGCCGCGCGCGGCCGCCGGGGTGGGGCTGGAACTGCGCGGTACCGAGGGCGTGCACGAACTGCCCGGCTGGAGCGACGTACCGGGCGCCTACGGGCGCGCCCTGGACGCGCTGCTCACCGCCGCCCGGACGGGGGTGCCGGATCCGCGCGGGGTGGAGTTCGGGACCCGGCTGACGGAGATCCTGGCGGAGGCGGAGGCGCAGCTCGCTACTTGA
- the glnII gene encoding glutamine synthetase, which produces MSYKAEYIWIDGTEPTAKLRSKTKILGDGDALPIWGFDGSSTNQAEGHASDRVLNPVFSCPDPIRGGDNVLVMCEVLNIDMTLHESNTRALLRPVAEKFAGQEPIFGIEQEYTFFDGIRPLGFPVGGFPAAQGGYYCGVGSDEIFGREIVEKHLDHCLAAGLSISGINAEVMPGQWEFQVGPVGPLEVSDQLWIARWLLYRTAEDFNVSATLNPKPVKGDWNGAGAHTNFSTKAMREDYRAIITACEALGEGSKPLDHVKNYGAGIDERLTGLHETAPWNEFSYGVSDRGASVRIPWQVEKDGKGYIEDRRPNANVDPYVVTRLITDTCCTGLEKEGLV; this is translated from the coding sequence GTGAGCTACAAGGCTGAGTACATCTGGATCGACGGCACCGAGCCGACGGCGAAGCTTCGCTCCAAGACCAAGATCCTCGGGGACGGCGACGCGCTGCCGATCTGGGGCTTCGACGGATCGAGCACCAACCAGGCCGAGGGCCACGCCTCCGACCGCGTGCTCAACCCGGTGTTCTCCTGCCCGGACCCGATCCGCGGCGGGGACAACGTCCTCGTCATGTGCGAGGTCCTGAACATCGACATGACCCTGCACGAGTCGAACACGCGCGCGCTGCTGCGCCCGGTCGCCGAGAAGTTCGCGGGCCAGGAGCCGATCTTCGGCATCGAGCAGGAGTACACCTTCTTCGACGGCATCCGTCCGCTCGGCTTCCCGGTGGGCGGCTTCCCGGCGGCGCAGGGCGGCTACTACTGCGGTGTCGGCTCGGACGAGATCTTCGGCCGCGAGATCGTGGAGAAGCACCTGGACCACTGCCTCGCGGCGGGCCTGAGCATCTCCGGCATCAACGCCGAGGTCATGCCCGGCCAGTGGGAGTTCCAGGTCGGCCCCGTCGGCCCGCTGGAGGTCTCCGACCAGCTGTGGATCGCGCGCTGGCTGCTCTACCGCACCGCCGAGGACTTCAACGTCTCCGCGACGCTGAACCCGAAGCCGGTCAAGGGCGACTGGAACGGCGCGGGCGCGCACACCAACTTCTCGACGAAGGCGATGCGCGAGGACTACCGCGCGATCATCACCGCGTGCGAGGCGCTGGGCGAGGGCAGCAAGCCGCTCGACCACGTGAAGAACTACGGCGCCGGCATCGACGAGCGCCTGACGGGCCTGCACGAGACCGCGCCCTGGAACGAGTTCAGCTACGGCGTCTCGGACCGCGGCGCCTCCGTCCGCATCCCGTGGCAGGTGGAGAAGGACGGCAAGGGCTACATCGAGGACCGCCGTCCGAACGCGAACGTGGACCCGTACGTGGTGACCCGCCTCATCACGGACACCTGCTGCACGGGCCTGGAGAAGGAGGGCCTGGTCTAG
- the pdxR gene encoding MocR-like pyridoxine biosynthesis transcription factor PdxR, which yields MTAPDPGGSDLHLELPAGGARRTALAQALRDAVRSGRLAGGTRLPPYRTLAADLGLARNAVADAYAELVAEGWFTARQGSGTRVAEGVATADAPAAAAGPAPMRLRHDLLQGKPDPASFPRGPWAVSARRALAEAPTEAFGPGDPQGRPELRRALAGYLSRARGVRCAPENIVVCSGFANGLRLLASVRPRDWAVEAYGLPFHHGILRAAGVRPHPVAVDEDGARTTELPARARTLLLTPAHQFPTGARLLPARRAAAVEWARTAGGVIVEDDYDGEFRYDRKPVGALQGLAPEHVVYAGSLSKSLSPALRLGWLVLPDHLRDQVLAAKGLRESWASALDQLALADFIECGGYDRHVRRMRLRYRDRRDQLAAALEARAPGVRVTGISAGLHAVLELPAGQEARALTAAHAAGLALDGLSSYHHPAARGPSREGLVVGYAAPPEAAFTRAVAALVQVVGRTSAGHGTVVSAATP from the coding sequence ATGACCGCCCCCGACCCGGGCGGCTCCGACCTGCACCTGGAGCTCCCCGCCGGGGGCGCCCGGCGGACCGCCCTCGCCCAGGCCCTGCGCGATGCCGTACGCAGCGGGCGACTGGCCGGCGGGACCCGGCTGCCGCCGTACCGGACCCTGGCCGCGGACCTCGGGCTGGCCCGCAACGCCGTCGCCGACGCGTACGCCGAACTGGTCGCCGAGGGCTGGTTCACGGCCCGCCAGGGTTCCGGCACCCGGGTCGCCGAGGGGGTCGCGACCGCCGACGCACCGGCCGCCGCGGCCGGACCCGCGCCGATGCGGCTGCGCCACGACCTGCTCCAGGGCAAACCCGACCCCGCGTCCTTCCCCCGGGGCCCCTGGGCGGTAAGCGCCCGCCGGGCCCTCGCGGAGGCGCCCACCGAGGCATTCGGCCCCGGTGATCCGCAGGGCCGCCCCGAACTGCGGCGGGCCCTCGCCGGCTACCTCTCCCGGGCCCGGGGGGTGCGCTGCGCCCCCGAGAACATCGTGGTCTGCTCGGGCTTCGCCAACGGACTGCGCCTCCTGGCCTCCGTCCGGCCCCGCGACTGGGCCGTCGAGGCGTACGGGCTGCCCTTCCACCACGGCATCCTCCGGGCCGCCGGAGTCCGCCCGCACCCCGTCGCGGTCGACGAGGACGGCGCCCGGACGACGGAACTCCCCGCCCGGGCCCGTACGTTGCTGCTCACTCCGGCGCACCAGTTCCCGACCGGCGCCCGTCTGCTGCCCGCGCGGCGCGCCGCCGCGGTGGAATGGGCCCGCACGGCCGGGGGCGTGATCGTGGAGGACGACTACGACGGGGAGTTCCGCTACGACCGCAAACCCGTCGGCGCGCTGCAAGGACTGGCTCCCGAACACGTCGTGTACGCGGGCTCGCTGAGCAAGAGCCTCTCCCCCGCGCTCCGCCTGGGCTGGCTGGTCCTCCCGGACCACCTCCGTGACCAGGTGCTGGCCGCGAAGGGCCTGCGGGAGTCCTGGGCGAGCGCGCTGGACCAGCTGGCACTGGCCGACTTCATCGAGTGCGGGGGGTACGACCGCCACGTCCGCCGGATGCGGCTGCGCTACCGGGACCGCCGCGACCAGTTGGCCGCCGCGCTGGAGGCGCGCGCCCCGGGGGTCCGGGTGACCGGCATCTCGGCCGGGCTGCACGCCGTTCTGGAGCTCCCCGCGGGCCAGGAGGCCCGGGCCCTGACGGCGGCCCACGCCGCGGGCCTGGCCCTGGACGGCCTCTCGTCCTACCACCACCCGGCCGCCCGGGGCCCGTCCCGCGAGGGCCTGGTGGTCGGCTACGCGGCGCCCCCGGAGGCGGCGTTCACCCGGGCGGTGGCGGCACTGGTGCAGGTGGTGGGCCGGACGTCGGCGGGCCACGGGACGGTGGTCTCGGCCGCGACCCCGTAG
- a CDS encoding alpha/beta fold hydrolase, producing the protein MPRTSSTSSTSSTFSPSSFRAAYDEVLGRWPGPVESVDLPTPYGVTRVNSCGPADAPPLVLLPGGGATSTVWGACAAAGAARTHRVHAVDLIGDPGLSVPAPGRALRTVGDLVGWLDAVLDALPGGPGPHGPVTLGGHSYGAWIAAHYAARRPDRLGRLVLLDPTQVFTGLRPGYVLRALPVLVRPTPGRIRSFLTWETRGAALEPAWLRLQEETARFPGVRPVTGPRPDPTALAAARVDVLFAELARCHDCGRAARAASAALPGAHIGVLPGVGHHALPLTAAAEIARRLCRPLR; encoded by the coding sequence ATGCCCCGAACGTCATCCACGTCATCCACGTCATCCACGTTTTCCCCGTCCTCCTTCCGTGCCGCCTACGACGAGGTCCTCGGCCGGTGGCCCGGCCCCGTCGAGTCCGTCGACCTGCCCACCCCCTACGGGGTCACCCGCGTCAACAGCTGCGGCCCCGCCGACGCCCCGCCGCTGGTGCTGCTGCCCGGCGGCGGAGCCACCTCCACCGTGTGGGGGGCCTGCGCCGCCGCCGGGGCCGCCCGCACCCACCGGGTGCACGCCGTGGACCTGATCGGCGACCCCGGGCTCAGCGTTCCGGCCCCCGGGCGGGCCCTCCGCACCGTCGGGGACCTGGTCGGCTGGCTCGACGCGGTCCTCGACGCGCTCCCAGGCGGGCCCGGCCCGCACGGGCCCGTGACCCTCGGCGGGCACTCGTACGGGGCCTGGATCGCCGCCCACTATGCCGCCCGGCGCCCCGACCGGCTCGGGCGCCTGGTGCTGCTCGACCCGACCCAGGTCTTCACCGGGCTGCGCCCCGGCTACGTCCTGCGCGCACTGCCCGTGCTGGTGCGGCCCACCCCCGGGCGGATCCGCTCCTTCCTCACCTGGGAGACCCGCGGGGCCGCGCTCGAACCGGCCTGGCTGCGGTTGCAGGAGGAGACCGCCCGATTCCCGGGCGTGCGGCCGGTCACCGGGCCGCGCCCGGACCCGACCGCGCTCGCGGCGGCGCGGGTCGACGTCCTCTTCGCCGAGCTGGCCCGCTGCCACGACTGCGGCCGCGCCGCCCGCGCGGCGTCCGCGGCGCTGCCGGGCGCGCACATCGGCGTACTGCCCGGGGTCGGACACCACGCGCTGCCGCTGACGGCCGCGGCAGAGATCGCCCGGCGCCTCTGCCGGCCCCTCCGCTAG
- a CDS encoding ArsC/Spx/MgsR family protein, with protein sequence MEIWINPACSKCRSALTLLDAEGADYTVRRYLEDVPSEEEIREVLGRLGLEPWDITRTSDPLAKETGVRDLPREENDEARGRWIAHLAAHPKLIQRPIITAEDGTAVVARSEEAVREALSRKG encoded by the coding sequence ATGGAGATCTGGATCAATCCCGCCTGTTCCAAGTGCCGCAGCGCCCTGACCCTGCTGGACGCGGAGGGCGCCGACTACACGGTGCGCCGCTATCTGGAGGACGTGCCCTCCGAGGAGGAGATCCGCGAGGTGCTCGGCCGCCTCGGGCTGGAGCCGTGGGACATCACGCGCACCTCGGACCCCCTGGCGAAGGAGACGGGCGTACGGGACCTGCCGCGCGAGGAGAACGACGAGGCGCGCGGGCGCTGGATCGCCCACCTGGCCGCCCACCCGAAGCTCATCCAGCGCCCGATCATCACGGCCGAGGACGGCACGGCCGTGGTCGCCCGCTCCGAGGAGGCCGTCCGCGAGGCCCTGTCCCGCAAGGGCTGA